A genome region from Drosophila simulans strain w501 chromosome 2R, Prin_Dsim_3.1, whole genome shotgun sequence includes the following:
- the LOC6735967 gene encoding nucleosome assembly protein 1-like 1: MDAPAEGHVDPESCNEVEDEKSGSDCQSMPAYMNSVMRRQYLQQMVKMLPAPVQNRIVFLKNLQLQHLNIEAQFFEDVYKLEQKYQVQYQPLFDKRREIIEGKVDPAEEKPQWKEPESSTDNEADAEHFREALSSLKSIPKDAKGIPGFWLTVFRNTAIMSEMVQPHDEPAIRKLIDISIKYDNGHSYTLEFHFDKNEYFSNSVLTKQYVLKSTVDPEDPFAFEGPEIYKCTGCTINWEKKMNLTVKTIRKKQKHKERGAVRTIVKQVPTDSFFNFFNPPVVSSDPEEVDDDSQQILATDFEIGHFLRARIIPKAVLYYTGDIVDDEDDEDEEEYDENEEDEYDDDDAPPPKGPKSAGNKKQTPNDCPNQ, translated from the exons ATGGACGCCCCAGCCGAAGGACACGTTGACCCCGAGTCCTGCAATGAAGTCGAGGACGAGAAGTCCGGCTCGGACTGCCAGTCGAT GCCCGCCTACATGAACTCGGTCATGCGGCGGCAGTATCTGCAGCAAATGGTCAAGATGCTGCCGGCTCCGGTGCAGAATCGCATTGTGTTCCTGAAAAACCTACAGCTGCAGCACCTGAACATCGAGGCCCAGTTCTTTGAGGACGTCTACAAGCTGGAGCAGAAGTACCAGGTGCAGTACCAGCCGTTGTTCGATAAGCGCAGGGAGATCATCGAGGGCAAGGTGGACCCCGCCGAGGAGAAGCCCCAGTGGAAGGAACCGGAGTCGTCGACCGACAACGAGGCCGATGCCGAGCATTTCCGCGAGGCCCTGAGCAGTTTGAAAAGTATTCCCAAGGATGCCAAGGGCATTCCCGGCTTCTGGCTGACGGTGTTCCGCAACACGGCCATTATGTCCGAGATGGTGCAGCCGCACGACGAGCCCGCCATCCGCAAGCTAATCGATATTTCCATCAAGTACGACAACGGG CATTCGTACACCTTGGAGTTCCACTTCGACAAGAACGAGTACTTCTCCAACTCGGTTCTCACAAAGCAGTACGTTCTGAAGTCCACCGTGGATCCCGAAGATCCGTTTGCATTCGAAGGCCCAGAGATCTACAAGTGCACT GGGTGCACCATTAACTGGGAGAAGAAGATGAACCTTACTGTGAAGACCATCCGCAAGAAGCAGAAGCACAAGGAGCGCGGCGCAGTGCGCACCATTGTCAAGCAGGTCCCGACGGATTCTTTCTTCAATTTCTTCAACCCACCAGTAGTCTCGAGCGACCCGGAGGAAGTCGACGACGACTCCCAGCAGATCCTGGCCACCGACTTCGAAATTGGTCACTTCTTGCGTGCCAGAATTATTCCAAAAGCAGTGCTTTACTACACTGGCGACATCGTCGACGATGAGGACGATGAAGACGAAGAGGAGTATGACGAGAACGAGGAGGATGAgtacgacgacgacgatgcaCCGCCACCAAAGGGCCCCAAGTCAGCCGGCAACAAGAAGCAGACGCCCAACGACTGCCCGAATCAGTAG